The genomic stretch GACTTATAAAGAATGTGACacataatattccagaaacaGACAAAAAGGCTCAGCTTGGTTTTAAATTAACTTGTGGGTATTATGTTATCATGAATCAATAtgttaaagatatattttcttcatcaGAATACAAGAAATATATATCCAATTTATCTAAGACAGGATACTTTAAAGATAACATAGAGGGATCTAAGGATTATAAAATGCTCTTAGAAAAAGctaaatcatatttttgtagtatGGAATGTCCTTTGAacacacatatttttaacgaaatatctCACTTAAaatctgataaattatttgaagaaACCAAAGAAGCTCTTATACAATGTGATGACTCAAAATTGTATGAAGATGATGATGACTGGTTAAACATAAGTCCAGatgaattaaacaatatattgaTCAGTAAATATGGTAAATGTAcaacaattaataatgaaGATTTGGATTCTGCTCAGAATATTACTTCTGCTTTGAccaatttcttaaaaaaatcttcagaTTTTGAAGGGATCGAAAGAATAGGAGAAGATGTTGAAGATAACAAGATAGATTTTGATGCCGAACAGTTTACTATGTgtgttgaaaaattattaaatatagcaACATCAAATGTTGAGATAGAGTTGAGTGAAGATAGtgaagatgatgatgataatgatgaaaTATGTCAAGAAATTGAAAAAGAACTTAGTTCAAAGTTATGTAGTGTACCAAAtagtgtagataataaaacagttataaataacttggTTCAGAGTATGAAAGAAGAAGGACTATCAGGACCTTCAAgtaatgtattaaaaacaattgacATTCGCAAAACAGATTTATTAGActctgatgatgatgactaaataaaaaaaccacCAACATCAAAAAccacttttatttataaaaacctaaaccattaaattttaatttaaaaccttaatatataaaaacacaatGGTGATTGACTGTTAGactatataaatacaattcaCTGGACAATTGGGctgaaatttgaaaaattttgtaaaaaaaagtattttgatAAGGGGTAACACCAACTGATTAAAGTAAGGTTTGAAAGTTTGtaccatgaaaattttatcacaGGGGCAACACCTAGTTAATTCATATGATCaaattgttagaaaaataattcataaatggacctcaaaaataaatttatctaaaaccattaattaattacctattttatggaatccaatacaatatatatacatactttCATTATAACTACAGACTACACTTTATCTACACATTTGGAATGCTGTGCCATAAAATACTAggtagtttaaaattttttataaacaaaattaaattggaACATAGTTCctacttttattaattcatgAAAACAGTACCTATCCCTatactgttttttttacatataagTCCAAgtgttatgaataaattaaatataagtaaaataaaagagaGACATCAATGAAATATCTCAAAATATCAAAGAAAGTCAAATTTATAGATCAAAATATGGTGTGACCTTGGTGTGACATTATGcagtacaaaa from Colias croceus chromosome 9, ilColCroc2.1 encodes the following:
- the LOC123694326 gene encoding protein ecdysoneless homolog isoform X1 — its product is MSENNRGLKFDDTIHCRFYCLSQSTDLEQLCESINRAIHSISQGYIWNRDEFRVNIPLHKCENDGIIPNLISVTCFGDNIEDEWFIVYLIFELTRMFSDLIVHAEDSDGSFLLIEAAEYLPPWLNPDNAENRVLIYQNDIHIITPELVDLEDSLEICDAVKLVFHNSEKTCGCIEIQNAIKRKLTEYPQKIKDNMHMAIVSLPVEIAAILKLRPSIISAIVNSYCNLDALEAKNCRNIEYTNCVSTQIQITKYLYAMLMHTRLIKNVTHNIPETDKKAQLGFKLTCGYYVIMNQYVKDIFSSSEYKKYISNLSKTGYFKDNIEGSKDYKMLLEKAKSYFCSMECPLNTHIFNEISHLKSDKLFEETKEALIQCDDSKLYEDDDDWLNISPDELNNILISKYGKCTTINNEDLDSAQNITSALTNFLKKSSDFEGIERIGEDVEDNKIDFDAEQFTMCVEKLLNIATSNVEIELSEDSEDDDDNDEICQEIEKELSSKLCSVPNSVDNKTVINNLVQSMKEEGLSGPSSNVLKTIDIRKTDLLDSDDDD
- the LOC123694326 gene encoding protein ecdysoneless homolog isoform X2 produces the protein MFSDLIVHAEDSDGSFLLIEAAEYLPPWLNPDNAENRVLIYQNDIHIITPELVDLEDSLEICDAVKLVFHNSEKTCGCIEIQNAIKRKLTEYPQKIKDNMHMAIVSLPVEIAAILKLRPSIISAIVNSYCNLDALEAKNCRNIEYTNCVSTQIQITKYLYAMLMHTRLIKNVTHNIPETDKKAQLGFKLTCGYYVIMNQYVKDIFSSSEYKKYISNLSKTGYFKDNIEGSKDYKMLLEKAKSYFCSMECPLNTHIFNEISHLKSDKLFEETKEALIQCDDSKLYEDDDDWLNISPDELNNILISKYGKCTTINNEDLDSAQNITSALTNFLKKSSDFEGIERIGEDVEDNKIDFDAEQFTMCVEKLLNIATSNVEIELSEDSEDDDDNDEICQEIEKELSSKLCSVPNSVDNKTVINNLVQSMKEEGLSGPSSNVLKTIDIRKTDLLDSDDDD